The following are encoded in a window of Solidesulfovibrio magneticus RS-1 genomic DNA:
- a CDS encoding UbiD family decarboxylase produces MPQQDLASFVAELESIGQLVRIAEEKRVDELPAVMEAHPDKAVLVEKVKDCEFQFLAGAYCTREQYAHAMKCDPRKLGQTIAGLTIRREKPVIVDTAPCKEVILKGDDVDITRFPLFLYHPYDGHAFIQDTNVVSRDPDTGLINWGIYRFMYRSKNETNVDMRNDSHNGRILAKKYQARGQDMPVAVVIGGPTLDKIASMYSFPSVDDWDILGGFYGEPAKVVRCETSDLTVPANAEIVIEGRMMTSEGWIYDEGPYGEYTGTYGSGLPANCRFVVDCITFRKGGIYQYATIGGLHPGRTDLMIFDPTIEADIYTALVNAGIQVLDVHAPYGGSHNIVYARIKVRGGGDAKQTLGLMLTCSRQWFPKLAYVFDEDIDIFDDDQVKWAQAWRYNPQVDTVVIPDLNILPLDPLAQTNHPPVHTPKAGFDCTIPIVGDIDRFSFEKCAVSDPLGDPGPVAPLTEEALTEAMAAYIKEAPRMWRDILKHFHGQPYPLIYRAFGNLRPKLGRVADRRPDYPYTFANACFVYEKGKDGK; encoded by the coding sequence ATGCCCCAGCAGGATCTTGCGTCATTTGTCGCCGAACTGGAGTCCATCGGCCAGCTTGTGCGCATCGCCGAGGAAAAGCGGGTGGACGAGCTGCCCGCCGTCATGGAAGCCCACCCGGACAAGGCCGTGCTGGTGGAAAAGGTCAAGGACTGCGAGTTCCAGTTCCTGGCCGGCGCCTACTGCACCCGGGAGCAGTACGCCCACGCCATGAAGTGCGACCCGCGAAAGCTCGGCCAGACCATCGCCGGCCTGACCATCCGCCGGGAAAAGCCGGTCATCGTCGATACCGCGCCCTGCAAGGAAGTGATCCTCAAAGGCGACGACGTGGACATCACCCGGTTTCCCCTTTTTCTCTACCACCCCTACGACGGCCACGCCTTTATTCAGGACACCAACGTGGTGTCGCGCGACCCGGACACGGGGCTTATCAACTGGGGCATCTACCGGTTCATGTACCGGTCCAAAAACGAAACCAACGTAGACATGCGCAACGATTCCCACAACGGCCGCATCCTGGCCAAGAAGTACCAGGCGCGCGGCCAGGACATGCCTGTGGCCGTGGTCATCGGCGGGCCGACCCTGGATAAGATCGCCTCCATGTACTCCTTCCCCAGCGTGGATGACTGGGATATTCTCGGCGGCTTTTACGGGGAGCCGGCCAAGGTGGTGCGCTGCGAGACGAGCGACCTCACCGTGCCGGCCAATGCCGAGATCGTCATCGAAGGCCGCATGATGACCTCGGAAGGCTGGATCTACGACGAAGGCCCCTACGGCGAATACACCGGCACCTACGGCTCGGGCCTGCCGGCCAACTGCCGCTTCGTGGTGGACTGCATCACCTTCCGCAAGGGCGGCATCTACCAGTACGCCACCATCGGCGGCCTGCATCCCGGCCGCACCGACCTCATGATCTTCGACCCGACCATCGAGGCCGACATTTATACGGCCCTGGTCAACGCCGGCATCCAGGTCCTCGACGTCCACGCGCCCTACGGCGGCAGCCACAACATCGTCTACGCCCGCATCAAGGTGCGCGGCGGCGGCGACGCCAAACAGACCCTGGGCCTCATGCTCACCTGCTCGCGCCAGTGGTTTCCCAAGCTGGCCTACGTCTTTGACGAGGACATCGACATTTTCGACGACGACCAGGTCAAATGGGCCCAGGCCTGGCGCTACAACCCGCAGGTGGACACGGTCGTCATCCCGGACCTCAACATCCTGCCCCTGGACCCCCTCGCCCAGACCAACCATCCGCCCGTGCACACGCCCAAGGCGGGCTTTGACTGCACCATCCCCATCGTCGGCGACATCGACCGCTTCAGCTTCGAAAAATGCGCCGTATCCGACCCCCTGGGCGACCCCGGCCCGGTCGCGCCCCTGACCGAGGAGGCGCTCACCGAGGCCATGGCCGCCTATATCAAGGAAGCGCCGCGCATGTGGCGCGACATCCTCAAACACTTCCACGGCCAGCCCTATCCGCTCATTTACCGGGCCTTCGGCAACCTGCGCCCCAAACTCGGCCGGGTGGCCGACCGCCGGCCGGACTATCCCTACACCTTTGCCAACGCCTGTTTCGTCTACGAAAAGGGCAAGGACGGGAAATAG
- a CDS encoding UbiX family flavin prenyltransferase, translated as MKRIIIGISGASGVIYGVRLLEVLGGVADVETHLILSSGAAVTLALETDKTPADLAALAGVNHDPADLAAAVSSGSFAAHGMVVAPCSMKSLAQIALSLNDNLLTRAADVTLKERRKLVIVPRETPLHLGHLRHMVALAEMGAVILPPMPSFYHGPRTILDVVDQTVGKILDQFAVPHELFRRWGGR; from the coding sequence ATGAAACGCATCATCATCGGCATTTCCGGGGCCAGCGGCGTGATCTACGGCGTCCGCCTGCTCGAAGTCCTGGGCGGCGTCGCGGACGTGGAGACCCATCTCATCCTCTCGTCCGGCGCGGCCGTCACCCTGGCTCTGGAGACGGACAAGACCCCGGCCGATCTGGCCGCTCTGGCGGGCGTGAACCACGATCCGGCCGATCTGGCCGCCGCCGTGTCCAGCGGCTCGTTTGCCGCCCACGGCATGGTCGTGGCCCCGTGCTCCATGAAAAGCCTGGCCCAGATCGCCTTGTCCCTCAATGACAACCTGCTGACGCGGGCCGCCGACGTGACGCTCAAGGAACGCCGCAAGCTCGTCATCGTGCCCCGCGAGACGCCCCTGCACCTGGGGCATCTGCGCCACATGGTCGCCCTGGCCGAGATGGGGGCGGTCATTTTGCCGCCCATGCCGTCGTTCTACCACGGCCCGCGAACCATCCTGGACGTGGTGGACCAGACCGTGGGCAAAATCCTCGACCAGTTCGCCGTACCCCACGAACTCTTCCGGCGCTGGGGCGGGCGGTGA
- a CDS encoding pyridoxamine 5'-phosphate oxidase family protein, producing the protein MTPEAFEAAVRTLFAEVAAMTLATCAQGRPWASDVYFAPDGWKLVFFSSPASRHCRNLEANPACAATIHPVVASWRDIHGLQLEGRVEPVEGLIAMAQAAAVYCAKFPFAKALLEAPGESAAKMARVRPHVFIPQSVRLTDNRQGFGTRFLLRLHDGRPLGPPERDSGN; encoded by the coding sequence GTGACACCGGAAGCCTTCGAGGCCGCCGTCCGGACGCTTTTTGCCGAAGTGGCGGCCATGACCCTGGCCACTTGCGCGCAGGGTCGGCCCTGGGCCAGCGACGTCTATTTCGCCCCCGACGGCTGGAAGCTCGTCTTTTTCTCGTCGCCGGCCAGCCGCCATTGCCGCAACCTGGAGGCCAACCCGGCCTGCGCCGCGACCATCCATCCGGTGGTCGCCTCCTGGCGCGACATCCACGGTCTGCAACTGGAAGGCCGGGTCGAACCCGTCGAAGGCCTCATCGCCATGGCCCAGGCCGCGGCCGTCTACTGCGCCAAATTCCCCTTTGCCAAGGCCCTGCTGGAAGCCCCTGGCGAGAGCGCCGCCAAGATGGCCCGCGTGCGGCCCCACGTCTTCATCCCCCAGTCCGTGCGCCTGACCGACAACCGGCAAGGCTTCGGCACGCGTTTTCTGCTGCGCCTGCACGATGGCCGCCCCCTGGGACCGCCAGAGCGGGATTCAGGCAATTGA
- a CDS encoding PAS domain S-box protein, with amino-acid sequence MTTSQPSGRDTAKPRLGLPALLVLLCALLLSPAGRKSQAAQSDTQPPAKAITVVLDQDYPPYTITTPEGETTGILIDYWKLWEKVTGVPVTLRPLDWNTAQNEMLQGRADVIDTLFRNPERDKIYSFSKPYVTLEVPIFVHKDLSGIKDLDTLRGFTVGVKRGDASVDYLSSRGILPLAAFDGYEGVVQAARDARVKVFCVDKPPALYYLYKYGLENDFRLAFTLYQGEFHRAVRKGDEALLQLVEDGFARITPEQYEEIDRKWRGSALFPSATMRYALWALAVVAAAVAVLAAVNAVLRRTVRRQSSRLDQLLVAVGQSEERHRELVQSAASVILRLDHQGRVVFCNAFGLEFFGFTLEEMIGRDIGLLIDLPDVPGTEDSADAASWPQALTAIAQAPESAAALTRQHRRKNGELAWIAWSLRGLRAATGGVSEILCIGNDITERKRIEEALRASEARYTLVARGANDGIWDWDLRTNIVYYSPRYLEILGYTPDEVQSLLDEWTKRIHPDDAENVIRANKRCADGEVDNFAVEYRMRHKDGAYRWILGRGASLKDERGVVIRMAGTHTDVTRRKRDEEALRESQDQLAKIFRFTPVGIAITTRRDGRIVDVNETGARMFGHVKSEVIGRTAHEVGLWRRTEEREALLAEMARAGSIFGKELDLRHKNGSTVTVLYSAVANHAYGEPCILSVLVDITERKAMEQALRRSKEAAESANRAKSEFLSTMSHEIRTPMNTILGMVDVLAGTSLTSDQTHAVKSIELAGAGLLGLLNDILDLSQIEAGGMVIEEKSCDIVELTTQLADMMRPDADRKGLELRLEIRGDLPPRLFCCPDRIRQILVNLLGNAIKFTQQGHVVLEVASTPSLTDGPRLRLAVRDTGIGIPADKQAVIFDRFTQINASANRQFGGVGLGLAICKKLAELMGGRIAVESAPGQGSTFTLSLPLRPAPLPRPAGLQTAIPVNRSGGGSVLLVEDSPTNAEVMRLMLEDTPFRLTWAPSGQAALAALADTPFDVILMDIEMPGMDGYQTTEALRRQEKELGRPRTPVVALTAHAFEEHRLRSLQAGCDDFQVKPIPKSRLVSTLETWLALRP; translated from the coding sequence GTGACAACTTCTCAGCCCTCCGGGCGCGACACAGCCAAGCCCCGCCTCGGCCTGCCAGCGCTTCTCGTGTTGCTGTGCGCCCTGCTGCTGTCGCCTGCCGGCCGGAAATCCCAGGCTGCCCAGTCCGACACCCAACCTCCGGCCAAAGCCATCACCGTAGTCCTGGATCAGGATTATCCGCCCTACACCATCACCACGCCCGAGGGCGAAACCACGGGCATCCTCATTGACTACTGGAAGCTTTGGGAAAAAGTGACGGGCGTGCCCGTCACCTTGCGTCCCCTGGACTGGAACACCGCCCAGAATGAAATGCTCCAAGGCCGGGCCGACGTCATCGACACGCTGTTCCGCAATCCCGAACGGGACAAAATCTACAGTTTTTCCAAACCCTACGTCACCCTCGAAGTACCGATCTTCGTTCATAAGGATTTAAGCGGCATCAAGGACCTCGACACGTTGCGGGGATTTACCGTGGGCGTCAAACGCGGCGACGCCAGCGTGGACTACCTGTCCAGCCGGGGCATCCTGCCCCTGGCCGCCTTCGACGGCTACGAAGGCGTGGTCCAGGCCGCCCGCGACGCCCGGGTCAAGGTCTTTTGCGTCGACAAGCCTCCAGCCCTTTACTACCTCTACAAGTATGGCCTGGAAAACGACTTCCGCTTGGCCTTTACCCTCTACCAGGGCGAGTTCCACCGGGCCGTGCGCAAGGGCGACGAAGCCCTGCTCCAGCTCGTGGAAGACGGCTTTGCCCGCATCACCCCGGAACAGTACGAGGAAATCGACCGCAAATGGCGGGGGTCGGCGCTTTTTCCTTCCGCCACCATGCGTTACGCCCTGTGGGCCCTGGCCGTGGTGGCGGCGGCCGTGGCCGTGCTCGCGGCCGTCAACGCCGTGCTGCGCCGCACCGTGCGCCGCCAGTCCTCGCGCCTCGACCAGCTTCTGGTGGCCGTGGGCCAAAGCGAGGAACGCCACCGCGAACTCGTCCAAAGCGCCGCCAGCGTCATCCTGCGCCTGGACCACCAGGGCCGGGTGGTCTTCTGCAACGCCTTCGGCCTGGAGTTCTTCGGTTTTACCCTGGAGGAAATGATCGGTCGGGACATCGGACTCCTCATTGACCTGCCCGACGTCCCGGGGACCGAGGACAGCGCCGACGCCGCCTCCTGGCCGCAGGCCCTGACCGCCATCGCCCAAGCCCCGGAAAGCGCCGCCGCCCTGACCCGCCAGCACAGACGCAAAAACGGCGAACTCGCCTGGATCGCCTGGTCGTTGCGGGGCCTTCGCGCCGCCACGGGAGGGGTGAGCGAAATCCTGTGCATCGGTAACGACATCACCGAGCGCAAGCGCATCGAGGAAGCCCTGCGCGCCAGCGAGGCCCGCTACACTCTGGTCGCCAGGGGAGCCAACGACGGCATCTGGGACTGGGACCTGCGCACCAACATCGTCTACTATTCTCCACGGTATCTCGAAATTCTCGGCTACACCCCCGATGAGGTGCAAAGCCTCCTCGACGAATGGACCAAGCGCATCCATCCCGACGACGCCGAAAACGTCATCCGCGCCAACAAACGCTGCGCCGACGGCGAAGTGGACAACTTCGCCGTGGAATACCGGATGCGCCACAAAGATGGCGCCTACCGCTGGATTCTCGGCCGGGGAGCCAGCCTCAAGGACGAACGCGGCGTGGTCATCCGCATGGCCGGCACCCACACCGACGTCACTCGCCGCAAGCGCGACGAGGAAGCCCTGCGTGAAAGCCAGGACCAGCTCGCCAAAATCTTCCGCTTCACCCCCGTGGGCATTGCCATCACCACCCGGCGTGACGGCCGCATCGTGGACGTCAACGAGACCGGGGCCCGCATGTTCGGCCACGTCAAATCCGAAGTCATCGGCCGCACTGCCCACGAAGTCGGCCTGTGGCGGCGCACCGAGGAACGCGAGGCGCTGCTGGCCGAAATGGCCCGGGCCGGCTCCATCTTCGGCAAGGAACTCGACCTGCGCCATAAAAACGGCTCCACCGTCACCGTGCTGTATTCCGCCGTGGCCAACCACGCCTACGGCGAGCCCTGCATCCTGTCCGTGCTCGTGGACATCACCGAACGCAAGGCCATGGAACAGGCCCTGCGCCGCTCCAAGGAGGCCGCCGAGTCCGCCAACAGGGCCAAAAGCGAATTCCTCTCCACCATGAGCCACGAAATCCGCACGCCCATGAACACCATTCTCGGCATGGTCGACGTACTTGCCGGCACCTCGCTGACCAGCGACCAGACCCATGCCGTCAAGTCCATCGAACTGGCCGGAGCCGGCCTGCTCGGCCTGCTCAACGACATCCTCGACCTGTCCCAGATCGAGGCCGGCGGCATGGTCATCGAGGAAAAATCCTGCGACATCGTCGAGCTGACCACCCAGCTCGCCGACATGATGCGCCCCGACGCCGACCGCAAGGGCCTGGAGCTACGCCTGGAAATCCGAGGCGATCTGCCGCCGCGACTGTTCTGCTGCCCGGACCGCATCCGGCAAATCCTCGTCAACCTCCTGGGCAACGCCATCAAGTTCACCCAGCAGGGCCACGTCGTCCTGGAAGTCGCCAGCACCCCTTCCCTCACGGACGGCCCGCGCCTGCGCCTGGCCGTGCGCGACACCGGCATCGGCATCCCCGCCGACAAGCAGGCCGTCATTTTCGACCGTTTCACCCAAATAAACGCCTCGGCCAACCGCCAGTTCGGCGGCGTGGGCCTGGGGCTGGCCATCTGCAAAAAACTCGCGGAGCTCATGGGCGGACGCATAGCGGTGGAAAGCGCTCCCGGCCAGGGCTCCACCTTCACCCTCAGCCTGCCCCTGCGTCCCGCGCCCCTGCCGCGCCCCGCCGGCCTCCAGACCGCCATCCCGGTGAACCGCTCCGGCGGCGGCTCGGTGCTCCTCGTCGAGGACAGCCCCACCAACGCCGAAGTCATGCGGCTCATGCTCGAAGACACGCCCTTCCGCCTCACCTGGGCGCCCAGCGGCCAGGCCGCCCTGGCCGCCCTGGCCGACACGCCCTTCGACGTCATCCTCATGGACATCGAAATGCCCGGCATGGACGGCTACCAGACCACCGAGGCCCTGCGCCGCCAGGAAAAGGAACTCGGCCGGCCGCGCACCCCGGTGGTGGCCCTGACCGCCCACGCCTTCGAGGAACACCGCCTGCGCAGCCTCCAGGCCGGTTGCGACGATTTCCAGGTCAAGCCCATCCCCAAGTCGCGCCTGGTGAGCACCCTGGAGACCTGGCTGGCCCTGCGCCCCTAG